In Pseudonocardia sp. DSM 110487, the sequence GTGCGGCCAGGCTCAGCCCGAGCAGCCCGACCACCAGTGCTCCCGCGCCCAGCGCCGGGGCGAGCAGGCGCGTGCCCGCGATCGCCCCGACGGCCACGGCGAGGCCGGTGCGACGCCAGGCGAGCGCGGTCCGCTCCGGCTGGAGCCCGGGATCGAAGAGCCGCTCGGTCATCGCAGGAGCAGCGCCGCCAGCAGAAGCACGCCCGTGATCGCCGTCCCCACCGTGAGGGGCACCATCAGCGACGGCGCGCTGAGCGGCCGCCCGTTCCGCATGGCGCGCTCGTCCCGGCTCCAGGCGAACCACGCCTGGAGCGGTGTCAACAGGCCCAGGACGATCAACAGGACGGACGCGGCGAGGCGCAGCTGGGGTTGGAGCGGCAGGGCGACGGCCTCGAGCGCGATGCCGCAGGCGAGCAGGGCGAGCCCGGTGCGGATCCACGCGAGGAACGTGCGCTCGTTGGCGAGGGTGAACCGCGGGTCGGGTTCGCTGCCCTCGCCGAACACCCAGCTGGGGAAGCGACGGGACACGGTCGGGCTGCTCATCACCACCAGTGTGCACCTCAATGTCCGGTCAAATCGATGGATCTCCCATCTGATGAGACGGATATCTCTGGTTCACAGCAGCACGGACGGAGGGACGTCGGCCCCGAGGAGCAGCCCGCCTGCCATCTCGAAGATGCTCGGCGCGGCCTGGACGTGTGCCGCGGCGGTGCGCAGATCCTGGAAGCCCCGTTGCAGCGGGTGGTCCTCGGGCACCGCGGCGGCACCCGCGACCCGCTGCAGGACATCGGCCACCCCCACCGCGGTCGAGATCCCGTGGGTGATCGCCAGGCGCACCCGGATCCGCTGCCGCGGGTCCGGTGGGTCGCCCGCGAGGATCGTGTCCCACACCTCGGCGACCGCCTCCCGCAACCACGCCCGTGCCGACGCGACCTTCGCCTCGGCCCGCGCCACCGCGATCTGGACCATCGGCCGATCCCGCAGCGGCGCTCCGCTCAACCAGCGCACCGTGCCCTCGGCGAGCTCGGTGAACGCGACCAGCGAGCCGCGGGCCACGCCGAGTGCCTGCGCGGCTTGGAGGACGAAGGCGAGGTTCTGGTAGCCGTCGCGGTACAGCGGGCCGTCGTGCGGAGCGTCCCCCAGCACCGGCATCGGCAGCGTCCACTCCTCACCGACGGCGACGTCCCGCACGGTGAAGTCGTGGCTACCGGTTGCGCGTAACCCGACCGACCGCCACGTGTCGAGGATCGTCGCGTCGGCGGAGGGCACGTAGACCAGGCGCAGCTCGCGCTGCCCGTCCGCCTGCTCGACCAGGCACGTCCCGTAGAGGTGATCGGCGTACGTGCAGCCGCTCGCGAACCCCCATCGCCCGCTCACCCGGTACCCGCCGTCGACGGGAACGGCCCGGCCGCCGGGTCGCAGCACGCCGGCCAGCGTCGCCGCAGGCCGCCCGATGACGCGCTCCGCGACCGGTGGCGGCAGGAACGCCGCGAACCACGCCGACTGCGTGCCGATCATGACGGCCCATCCGGCGGAGCCGTCGATCCGGGATGCCGCCTCCACCACGTCGGCGGCCGAGAGGGGATCGAGCTCGAGCCCGCCGAGCGCGCGCGGGACGAGCAGGGCGAACAGCCCGGCCTCGGCCATTTCGCGGGCGAGTTCGTCGGGGAGCCGCCGCTGCGTTGCGTTCGCCGCCCTGGTCTGCTCGATGCGCGGAGCGAGCTGATCGAGGGCGGCGAGCGGGGAGGCCGTCGTCGTGGTCATCTCATCGCTTCCGCGCGGTGACCAGCAGGTACTCGGCCACCCATCCGGCTCCGTCGCTCGAGGCGGTGAGGAACCGCAGGAAGTCGCTGTCGAGTTCGGTGACCCGTTCCGGGCGGTCCGCGTTGAACTTGTAGACGGCGATCGTGGGCCCGTAGTTGCGCTTCCAGTACTCCCGGAACTCGGTCGGATCGGTCTGGTGATCCATCCGGACGGTCTGGCGCCGCATCTCGAGCGCGGTGACGCGGTCGCCGAACAGCGCGCGGACGTGCTCCTCGTCGCCCCACCGCGGCGGCGGGGTCGCGCCGGGCGGGGGCGGTGGCGCGTAGGGACCGATCGTCGCGAAGAGGTTGCCGATGAAGCCATGGGGAGTCCAGTTGATCATGCCGATGGTCCCACCGGGGTGGGTCACGCGGGCCAGCTCGTCGGCGACCGTCTGGTGCCGCGGCGCGAACATGGCGCCCACGCAGGACAGCACCACGTCGAACGTGTCGTCGGGGAAGGGGAGGGCCTCTGCGTCCGCTTCCGTCCACGTCAGGTCGACGCCCCGCTCGGCGGCGATCCGCCTGCCCGCGGCGAAGAGCTCCGGCGTCAGGTCGGACGCGGTGACGTCGGCGCCGGTGGCTGCGGCCGGGATCGCCGCGTTGCCGGAGCCCGCGGCGACGTCGAGCACCCGCTGCCCCGCCCGGACGCCTGCCGCCGTCACCAGCTCGGGGCCGAGCTCCGGGATCAGCTCGGACGCCACGGCGGGGTAGTCGCCAGCCGCCCACAGCGCCCGGTGCTTGGCCTTCAGCGCGCGGTCGGTGGTGGTCGTGTCGGTGGTGGTCATGTCGTCCTCCGCAGGTGTCGGATCAGGTGCCGGGAAGCGTGGGCCCCGCCGCATCGGCGCTGATTCGGCCGTCGTGAAATCCCCTGGTGAGGAGCGTGATCAGCAGCAGCTCGAGAGGGCGGCCCGCGCATGCGCGACCACCGCGGAGCCGGAGAGCGCCGCACCGGCCGACTCGGCCGCGGCGTACCGCCCTTCCCCGAGGTCGCGCGCGAACCCGGCGAGGCGCGCCGCGTCCAGCGGGGACGACCTGCCCGCCGCGGCGAGCGCGGAGTGCAGCGTCACGGCATCCGCGAC encodes:
- a CDS encoding DUF202 domain-containing protein codes for the protein MTERLFDPGLQPERTALAWRRTGLAVAVGAIAGTRLLAPALGAGALVVGLLGLSLAALLLVGSTRRVRRTQAALLRDGCLTSGPGGRLVAAVCVACTSLGLAALSVVVAAHL
- a CDS encoding YidH family protein; translated protein: MSSPTVSRRFPSWVFGEGSEPDPRFTLANERTFLAWIRTGLALLACGIALEAVALPLQPQLRLAASVLLIVLGLLTPLQAWFAWSRDERAMRNGRPLSAPSLMVPLTVGTAITGVLLLAALLLR
- a CDS encoding acyl-CoA dehydrogenase family protein, whose product is MTTTTASPLAALDQLAPRIEQTRAANATQRRLPDELAREMAEAGLFALLVPRALGGLELDPLSAADVVEAASRIDGSAGWAVMIGTQSAWFAAFLPPPVAERVIGRPAATLAGVLRPGGRAVPVDGGYRVSGRWGFASGCTYADHLYGTCLVEQADGQRELRLVYVPSADATILDTWRSVGLRATGSHDFTVRDVAVGEEWTLPMPVLGDAPHDGPLYRDGYQNLAFVLQAAQALGVARGSLVAFTELAEGTVRWLSGAPLRDRPMVQIAVARAEAKVASARAWLREAVAEVWDTILAGDPPDPRQRIRVRLAITHGISTAVGVADVLQRVAGAAAVPEDHPLQRGFQDLRTAAAHVQAAPSIFEMAGGLLLGADVPPSVLL
- a CDS encoding class I SAM-dependent methyltransferase, translating into MTTTDTTTTDRALKAKHRALWAAGDYPAVASELIPELGPELVTAAGVRAGQRVLDVAAGSGNAAIPAAATGADVTASDLTPELFAAGRRIAAERGVDLTWTEADAEALPFPDDTFDVVLSCVGAMFAPRHQTVADELARVTHPGGTIGMINWTPHGFIGNLFATIGPYAPPPPPGATPPPRWGDEEHVRALFGDRVTALEMRRQTVRMDHQTDPTEFREYWKRNYGPTIAVYKFNADRPERVTELDSDFLRFLTASSDGAGWVAEYLLVTARKR